A genomic stretch from Enterobacter oligotrophicus includes:
- the pspD gene encoding phage shock protein PspD, translating into MKQNWQQAGQKVKPGLKIAGKLVLLTALRYGPAGVAGWAIKSVARKPVRMLLAVALEPLLHKLAKRFSRRYL; encoded by the coding sequence ATGAAACAAAACTGGCAACAGGCCGGTCAGAAGGTAAAACCCGGCCTGAAAATCGCAGGTAAACTGGTCCTGCTGACGGCGTTGCGCTACGGCCCGGCAGGTGTGGCGGGCTGGGCGATAAAATCTGTTGCCCGTAAGCCGGTACGCATGTTGCTGGCCGTTGCGCTGGAACCTCTGCTGCACAAGCTGGCAAAGCGTTTTTCACGTCGCTACCTCTGA
- the pspC gene encoding envelope stress response membrane protein PspC, with protein sequence MSGLNLNKKLWRIPQQGMVRGVCAGLAHYLDVPVKLVRVVTVLSIFFGLAFITLVAYIILSFVLDPMPEGELDAEGAPTSSDLLNAVDAQLAAGEKRLREMERYVTSDTFSLRSRFRQL encoded by the coding sequence ATGTCTGGACTGAACCTGAATAAGAAATTGTGGCGAATCCCACAGCAAGGCATGGTTCGTGGCGTCTGCGCTGGCCTGGCACATTATCTGGACGTACCGGTCAAGCTGGTACGCGTTGTGACCGTACTGTCGATTTTCTTCGGTCTGGCCTTTATCACCCTGGTGGCGTACATCATTCTGTCGTTTGTGCTTGATCCGATGCCGGAAGGGGAGCTGGATGCTGAAGGCGCGCCAACCAGCAGCGATCTCCTCAATGCGGTAGACGCACAACTGGCCGCAGGTGAGAAGCGGTTACGTGAAATGGAACGTTATGTCACGTCCGATACCTTTTCATTAAGAAGCCGTTTTCGTCAGCTATAA
- the pspB gene encoding envelope stress response membrane protein PspB, with product MSALFLAIPLTIFVLFVLPIWLWLHYSNRSSRGELSQSEQQRLAQLTEEANKMRDRIQALEAILDAEHPNWRDR from the coding sequence ATGAGCGCGCTTTTTCTGGCTATTCCCCTGACCATTTTCGTGCTGTTCGTTCTGCCGATCTGGTTATGGCTGCACTACAGCAATCGTTCTTCACGCGGTGAACTTTCGCAAAGTGAACAGCAACGTCTGGCGCAGCTTACCGAAGAGGCGAATAAAATGCGCGATCGTATTCAGGCGCTGGAAGCCATCCTTGATGCGGAACACCCGAACTGGAGGGATCGTTAA